One genomic segment of Sminthopsis crassicaudata isolate SCR6 chromosome 2, ASM4859323v1, whole genome shotgun sequence includes these proteins:
- the LOC141552606 gene encoding N-acetyltransferase 8F1-like encodes MAELDWVTANLLSSIGSIGEDAEESMAPYQIRIYQDQDREAVIDIFTKGILYHVPSAFSHQLKQPRSFLLLLGGPGALFLASGSVLLALLALPVLLAFLWLFARYPFKNYVDHALDTDMRDIRKSYFSDGRSCFWVAESEGQVVGIVCTCPVQKGPGGRKHLELLHLSVKSEHRGQGIAKSLTQAVLRFAQDQKYDAVLLSILIFNYPAQRVYEQMGFWKTHEAFESLMWRIAAIPFLYYEYSVPSSL; translated from the coding sequence ATGGCTGAGCTGGATTGGGTCACTGCCAACCTCCTCTCTTCTATAGGGTCTATAGGAGAGGACGCTGAAGAATCCATGGCTCCCTATCAGATCCGGATATACCAGGACCAAGACAGGGAGGCTGTGATAGACATATTCACTAAAGGAATACTGTATCATGTTCCTTCTGCCTTTTCCCATCAGCTGAAGCAGCCTAGAAGCTTCCTGCTCCTGTTGGGGGGTCCGGGAGCCCTGTTTCTTGCATCTGGCTCTGTCCTCCTGGCCCTCCTGGCCCTCCCAGTCCTCTTGGCCTTCCTGTGGCTGTTTGCTAGATATCCCTTCAAGAATTATGTAGACCATGCTTTGGACACTGATATGCGGGACATCAGGAAATCCTATTTCAGTGATGGACGATCTTGTTTCTGGGTGGCGGAGTCAGAGGGTCAGGTGGTGGGCATAGTGTGTACCTGCCCTGTACAAAAGGGGCCCGGAGGACGGAAACACCTGGAGTTGCTACATTTGTCGGTGAAATCAGAGCACCGGGGCCAGGGGATCGCCAAATCCCTGACCCAGGCCGTGCTCCGATTTGCCCAGGACCAGAAATACGATGCTGTGCTCCTAAGTATCCTTATCTTTAATTACCCAGCTCAAAGAGTATATGAGCAGATGGGCTTCTGGAAAACACATGAAGCCTTTGAGTCCCTAATGTGGAGGATAGCGGCTATTCCTTTTCTGTACTATGAATACTCAGTCCCTTCATCTCTCTGA
- the LOC141554044 gene encoding N-acetyltransferase 8F1-like isoform X2 → MKGRLPKSSVRSPRSSSARETRGPRCPRRLPAQESLCPVPSFQGSSHRDAGEWPERLGRLGSRLVQPGSPSATAEQAQSRYRDKDAAMSPCHIRRYEDRDWAEVRAIFAEGMLEQVPANFWHLLKQPGGFLLLLGGPGALLLGSGSLLLALLALLALLSTLWLLARYPFSYYVAHALRTDMRDIGAAYLRDPGSCFWVAESGGGAVGLVCARAAPEAPDPGQLELLHLSVRREQRGQGVAKALVRTVLRFAQERGYGGVVLTTTSLNAPARRLYESLGFWKSHESRTGPSWSPAAIALAHYKYALPLAS, encoded by the exons ATGAAAGGAAGGCTCCCAAAGTCTTCAGTGAGGAGCCCGCGGAGCTCCAGCGCGAGGGAGACTAGAGGACCCCGCTGCCCCCGGAGACTTCCTGCACAAGAAAGCCTCTGCCCTGTGCCAAGCTTCCAGGGGAGTTCCCATAGAGACGCTGGGGAGTGGCCAGAAAGGCTGGGCAGACTTGGCTCTAGGCTAGTACAGCCGGGCAGCCCCTCGGCAACCGCGGAACAGGCCCAG TCCCGCTACAGGGACAAGGACGCTGCGATGTCTCCCTGCCACATCCGGAGGTACGAGGACCGAGACTGGGCCGAGGTGAGGGCCATCTTCGCTGAGGGGATGCTGGAGCAAGTGCCTGCTAACTTCTGGCATCTGCTGAAGCAGCCCGGGGGCTTCCTGCTGCTGCTGGGAGGCCCGGGGGCCCTGCTCCTGGGCTCCGGCTCGCTCCTCCTGGCCCTACTGGCTCTGCTGGCCCTCTTGTCCACGCTGTGGCTGCTCGCCAGGTATCCTTTCTCTTACTACGTGGCCCACGCGTTACGCACCGACATGCGAGACATCGGGGCCGCCTACCTCAGGGACCCAGGCTCCTGTTTCTGGGTGGCCGAGTCGGGGGGCGGGGCGGTGGGCCTGGTGTGCGCCCGCGCGGCGCCGGAAGCTCCGGACCCGGGTCAGCTGGAGCTGCTGCACTTGTCCGTGCGCCGGGAGCAGCGGGGTCAGGGGGTAGCCAAAGCCTTGGTCCGGACCGTGCTTCGCTTTGCGCAGGAGCGGGGCTACGGCGGCGTGGTCCTGACCACCACCAGCCTGAACGCCCCAGCGAGGAGACTCTATGAGAGCCTGGGCTTCTGGAAGTCCCACGAATCGCGGACCGGGCCGAGCTGGTCCCCAGCAGCCATTGCTTTAGCGCATTACAAATACGCCCTGCCCCTCGCGTCCTGA
- the LOC141554044 gene encoding N-acetyltransferase 8F1-like isoform X1, with product MKGRLPKSSVRSPRSSSARETRGPRCPRRLPAQESLCPVPSFQGSSHRDAGEWPERLGRLGSRLVQPGSPSATAEQAQQSRYRDKDAAMSPCHIRRYEDRDWAEVRAIFAEGMLEQVPANFWHLLKQPGGFLLLLGGPGALLLGSGSLLLALLALLALLSTLWLLARYPFSYYVAHALRTDMRDIGAAYLRDPGSCFWVAESGGGAVGLVCARAAPEAPDPGQLELLHLSVRREQRGQGVAKALVRTVLRFAQERGYGGVVLTTTSLNAPARRLYESLGFWKSHESRTGPSWSPAAIALAHYKYALPLAS from the exons ATGAAAGGAAGGCTCCCAAAGTCTTCAGTGAGGAGCCCGCGGAGCTCCAGCGCGAGGGAGACTAGAGGACCCCGCTGCCCCCGGAGACTTCCTGCACAAGAAAGCCTCTGCCCTGTGCCAAGCTTCCAGGGGAGTTCCCATAGAGACGCTGGGGAGTGGCCAGAAAGGCTGGGCAGACTTGGCTCTAGGCTAGTACAGCCGGGCAGCCCCTCGGCAACCGCGGAACAGGCCCAG CAGTCCCGCTACAGGGACAAGGACGCTGCGATGTCTCCCTGCCACATCCGGAGGTACGAGGACCGAGACTGGGCCGAGGTGAGGGCCATCTTCGCTGAGGGGATGCTGGAGCAAGTGCCTGCTAACTTCTGGCATCTGCTGAAGCAGCCCGGGGGCTTCCTGCTGCTGCTGGGAGGCCCGGGGGCCCTGCTCCTGGGCTCCGGCTCGCTCCTCCTGGCCCTACTGGCTCTGCTGGCCCTCTTGTCCACGCTGTGGCTGCTCGCCAGGTATCCTTTCTCTTACTACGTGGCCCACGCGTTACGCACCGACATGCGAGACATCGGGGCCGCCTACCTCAGGGACCCAGGCTCCTGTTTCTGGGTGGCCGAGTCGGGGGGCGGGGCGGTGGGCCTGGTGTGCGCCCGCGCGGCGCCGGAAGCTCCGGACCCGGGTCAGCTGGAGCTGCTGCACTTGTCCGTGCGCCGGGAGCAGCGGGGTCAGGGGGTAGCCAAAGCCTTGGTCCGGACCGTGCTTCGCTTTGCGCAGGAGCGGGGCTACGGCGGCGTGGTCCTGACCACCACCAGCCTGAACGCCCCAGCGAGGAGACTCTATGAGAGCCTGGGCTTCTGGAAGTCCCACGAATCGCGGACCGGGCCGAGCTGGTCCCCAGCAGCCATTGCTTTAGCGCATTACAAATACGCCCTGCCCCTCGCGTCCTGA